One genomic window of Trichomycterus rosablanca isolate fTriRos1 chromosome 1, fTriRos1.hap1, whole genome shotgun sequence includes the following:
- the LOC134318419 gene encoding interferon-inducible GTPase 5-like, whose translation MSCQDSDIDALIEASGESTLESAYKKAQEMVEQFTNVSLDVAVTGRSGAGKSSFINALRGLSDDDEGAAETGVTETTTEPTPYQHPTKPNVTFWDLPGVGTRKFQAKRYLKQVNFNRFDFFIIISSERFTENDVLLATEINKQKKLFYFVRSKIDNDVAQEEKKRGFNREETLTKIKNDCLKNLKDFKNSKVFLICCYDVNEFDFEELVDTLESELPEHKQKALIQSVPVTSVAMLNKKVRMFKMAAWAAAACSGAVAAAPVPGLSLACDASIVVAFFTSCYFSFGLDDKSIERLSERVNKPHLTSLKKSPLVLALASKSSTRLQLSALACSEILESLLSFAPGVGSAIAAGISFIVTYKLLKKGLNELEEAALMVLREAGLE comes from the coding sequence ATGAGCTGTCAAGATTCTGACATAGATGCATTAATAGAAGCATCAGGAGAGTCCACTTTGGAAAGTGCATATAAAAAAGCACAAGAGATGGTAGAGCAGTTTACTAATGTCTCACTGGACGTTGCTGTAACTGGAAGATCAGGAGCAGGAAAGTCGTCTTTCATTAATGCACTAAGAGGActgagtgatgatgatgaaggtgcaGCTGAAACTGGAGTTACTGAAACCACCACTGAACCAACCCCTTACCAACATCCAACAAAGCCTAATGTGACTTTCTGGGACCTTCCTGGAGTTGGAACTAGAAAGTTTCAGGCTAAGCGATATCTTAAACAAGTGAATTTTAACAGGTTTGatttcttcatcatcatctcatcTGAGAGATTCACAGAGAACGACGTCCTGCTGGCTACAGagataaacaaacagaaaaagctgTTTTACTTTGTTAGATCAAAGATAGACAATGACGTCGCACAAGAAGAGAAGAAACGAGGCTTCAACAGAGAAGAAACTCTCACTAAAATTAAGAACGACTGCCTGAAAAATTTAAAGGACTTTAAAAATTCTAAAGTTTTTCTCATCTGCTGCTATGATGTTAATGAGTTTGATTTTGAGGAGCTTGTGGACACGCTGGAGTCAGAGCTTCCAGAGCATAAACAAAAAGCTCTAATACAGTCAGTACCAGTCACGTCTGTGGCCATGCTAAATAAGAAAGTCAGAATGTTTAAGATGGCAGCCTGGGCTGCAGCCGCTTGCTCTGGTGCAGTTGCAGCAGCTCCGGTACCTGGTCTATCATTAGCATGTGATGCTAGCATTGTGGTGGCTTTCTTTACAAGCTGCTACTTCTCGTTTGGCCTTGATGATAAATCGATTGAACGACTCTCAGAACGAGTCAACAAGCCACATTTAACATCTTTGAAAAAATCTCCACTTGTACTGGCACTGGCGTCAAAATCATCCACGAGACTGCAGCTGTCTGCATTAGCCTGTAGTGAAATTTTGGAATCCCTGTTAAGCTTTGCACCTGGTGTAGGAAGTGCTATAGCAGCAGGAATATCTTTTATCGTTACGTATAAGCTACTGAAGAAAGGACTGAACGAGCTTGAAGAGGCGGCACTGATGGTACTGAGAGAGGCCGGGTTAGAGTAA